Proteins encoded by one window of Erysipelothrix rhusiopathiae:
- a CDS encoding MalY/PatB family protein: protein MENFKTIRNRRDDRSYKWMEMDQSAPHHGDDAFPFTVADVDFFHPKALTEGLKDYLDDMVFGYTAPSNAYYDAVIRWYQRRHQWHLKLDWILQAPGVVVAINNALKAFTRTGDGVLIMTPVYYPFKRSIENLDRKVVETKLVEVDDVMVIDFKDFEAKASDENTKVLLLCSPHNPVGRVWSHHELSRIEAICSKHNVLVFADEIHGDLIMPGYTFIPYASLSDKACSHTITFASASKSFNLAGLQNAHVIIASESLRNQYKEHVSRASGSLSTNILGLAATQIAYTQCETWFDEFVELIAQNHHLVQTFVEKEQLPIRVFPLEGTYLQWLDFRDVGFSEDVLIEKLIAHDVFLSNGSKFGDSGDGFMRMNLACPQSILEAALKRIQSAIQE, encoded by the coding sequence ATGGAAAATTTCAAAACGATACGCAATCGACGTGATGACCGTTCCTATAAGTGGATGGAGATGGATCAAAGTGCTCCACATCACGGTGACGATGCGTTCCCTTTTACAGTAGCAGATGTAGATTTCTTTCATCCTAAAGCATTAACAGAAGGATTAAAAGATTATCTTGATGATATGGTTTTTGGTTATACTGCACCAAGTAATGCGTATTATGATGCTGTTATTCGTTGGTATCAAAGACGCCACCAATGGCATTTAAAACTAGATTGGATTCTTCAAGCCCCAGGTGTTGTCGTAGCGATTAATAATGCCCTCAAGGCCTTTACACGTACCGGAGATGGCGTCTTGATTATGACCCCAGTTTATTATCCCTTTAAGCGAAGTATTGAAAATTTAGATCGAAAGGTTGTTGAGACAAAACTTGTGGAAGTGGATGATGTCATGGTGATTGATTTCAAGGATTTTGAAGCAAAGGCTTCAGATGAAAATACGAAAGTGCTTTTATTATGCAGTCCGCATAATCCAGTTGGGCGTGTATGGAGTCATCATGAACTAAGTCGCATCGAAGCAATTTGTTCGAAACATAATGTTTTAGTGTTTGCAGATGAGATTCACGGTGATTTGATCATGCCAGGCTATACCTTTATTCCGTATGCATCATTAAGCGATAAAGCCTGCAGTCATACGATTACGTTTGCTTCCGCAAGCAAGTCGTTTAATCTTGCAGGGCTTCAAAATGCGCATGTGATTATCGCATCGGAATCGTTAAGAAATCAGTATAAAGAGCATGTTTCTCGTGCCAGTGGGTCGTTAAGTACTAATATTTTGGGATTAGCTGCAACACAAATTGCGTACACTCAATGTGAAACGTGGTTTGATGAATTTGTTGAACTGATTGCTCAGAATCATCACTTGGTTCAAACATTTGTCGAGAAAGAACAACTCCCCATTCGTGTTTTTCCTCTTGAAGGGACTTATCTTCAATGGCTTGATTTCCGAGATGTTGGTTTTTCTGAAGATGTATTAATAGAGAAATTGATAGCACACGATGTGTTTTTAAGTAATGGTTCAAAATTTGGGGATTCGGGAGATGGATTTATGCGCATGAATCTTGCTTGTCCTCAGTCAATTTTAGAAGCTGCGCTCAAGCGAATCCAATCTGCTATTCAAGAGTGA
- a CDS encoding signal peptidase II, with protein MKTMLWVLSFLIVDQGSKYYVASTLNQSTLYLWGDSLQIHPQFSQDLSWINHFMKDTFNLTFSAHFILLMRIALFIIIIMYLIYHIGIDNRRLDSHYRISVALITSATLASILDQTLWGGSLNWIQYTTQSLSQFSFDLKDVFLDVGLISLVGAMLINHEGRLSEIIFLRNRVN; from the coding sequence ATGAAAACAATGCTATGGGTATTAAGCTTTCTAATTGTTGATCAAGGAAGTAAGTATTATGTTGCATCAACCTTAAATCAATCGACACTATATCTGTGGGGAGATTCACTACAAATCCATCCACAATTCAGTCAAGATTTAAGTTGGATAAATCATTTTATGAAAGATACGTTTAATCTAACTTTTTCAGCGCATTTTATCTTACTCATGCGTATTGCCCTGTTTATTATTATCATCATGTACTTAATCTATCATATCGGGATTGATAATCGACGTTTAGACAGTCATTATCGTATTAGTGTTGCACTCATTACCAGTGCTACCTTAGCCTCGATTCTCGATCAAACATTATGGGGTGGATCACTCAACTGGATTCAATACACGACACAATCCTTATCTCAATTTTCTTTTGATCTTAAAGATGTTTTCTTAGATGTGGGGTTAATTTCTCTTGTCGGTGCGATGCTTATCAATCATGAAGGACGCTTGTCCGAGATTATATTCTTACGAAATCGGGTCAATTAG
- a CDS encoding NAD(P)/FAD-dependent oxidoreductase: protein MKNIVVIGGGPSGMMAAISAKINHPQAHVILLERNERLGKKLRMTGGGRCNVTANVSNEEVIKHVPKNGKFLFSSLTNFNPQSIQSFFPENGCPLKIEDHHRVFPESNKSQDIVEALNRKLLNSDVEVHLHAFVTGIDTASQVVLTETRKFPYDHLILATGSRTLPGTGSDGNGYELSKSLGHSITDLVPAEVPLVSNDLFVQEKTLQGLSFHDVTVHVYKGTKIKHSITHDLLFTHFGISGPAALRASFYVMRILDKENPVNLSIDFLPKISLEQLQAQEDWEAFVQEQGIPKRLLAYFKTFCKGDHEIIQTLKKFPMTVYATRGFAHAFVTNGGVNLKEIDPKTMRSKINPTISFCGELMDYNAYTGGFNITSAFSTGYTAGLFALED, encoded by the coding sequence ATGAAAAATATTGTTGTTATTGGAGGCGGTCCATCGGGGATGATGGCTGCAATTTCTGCTAAGATAAATCATCCTCAAGCTCATGTTATATTACTTGAACGCAATGAACGATTAGGAAAAAAATTACGGATGACCGGAGGGGGACGCTGTAATGTTACCGCAAATGTAAGCAATGAAGAGGTTATTAAGCATGTGCCCAAAAATGGTAAATTCTTGTTTTCGAGTTTAACGAATTTTAACCCACAAAGCATTCAATCCTTTTTCCCTGAAAATGGTTGTCCTTTAAAAATTGAAGATCATCATCGTGTATTTCCAGAAAGTAACAAGTCTCAAGATATTGTAGAGGCATTGAATCGTAAGCTTTTGAATTCAGATGTTGAGGTTCATTTACATGCCTTTGTAACAGGGATCGACACTGCAAGTCAAGTTGTTCTTACTGAGACACGAAAATTTCCTTATGACCATCTAATTCTTGCAACAGGAAGTCGTACACTTCCTGGAACGGGTTCGGATGGAAACGGTTATGAACTTTCTAAATCACTGGGTCACTCAATTACAGATCTTGTACCTGCAGAAGTTCCTTTGGTTTCTAATGATCTTTTTGTTCAAGAGAAAACGTTACAAGGTTTATCGTTTCATGATGTAACGGTTCACGTGTATAAAGGTACTAAGATTAAACACAGTATTACTCATGATCTATTGTTTACTCATTTTGGAATTTCAGGTCCCGCTGCTTTACGTGCAAGTTTTTATGTTATGCGTATCTTAGATAAAGAGAATCCTGTAAACTTAAGCATTGATTTTTTACCGAAGATTTCGTTAGAGCAATTACAAGCTCAAGAAGACTGGGAAGCCTTTGTTCAAGAACAAGGCATTCCAAAGCGTTTACTCGCTTATTTTAAAACATTTTGCAAAGGGGATCATGAAATCATTCAAACCCTTAAAAAATTCCCAATGACGGTTTATGCTACACGAGGATTTGCACATGCATTTGTGACGAATGGTGGCGTTAATCTAAAAGAAATTGATCCAAAGACGATGCGTTCTAAGATTAATCCAACGATTTCTTTCTGTGGCGAGTTGATGGACTATAACGCCTACACAGGTGGTTTCAATATAACTTCAGCATTTTCAACAGGTTATACAGCAGGACTTTTTGCACTTGAAGATTAG
- a CDS encoding RpiB/LacA/LacB family sugar-phosphate isomerase: MKIALINENSQAAKNGIILASLTQEAEKAGHTVVNYGMYNGEQEHQLTYVKNGLLASILLTTKAVDFVVTGCGTGQGAMLACNSFPNVLCGHVTNPLDAYLFGQVNDGNCIAMPFAQGFGWGGELNLNYTFEKLFSESFGGGYPKDRVIPEQRNKKILDGVKEVTHQPLIKILKEIDQDFLKETIDYPEFKELFFASCQDAEIAEYLTSVLAA, from the coding sequence ATGAAAATTGCATTAATTAACGAAAACTCACAAGCTGCTAAAAACGGAATTATCTTAGCATCATTAACACAAGAAGCTGAAAAAGCTGGGCACACAGTTGTAAACTACGGTATGTACAACGGTGAACAAGAACACCAATTAACATATGTTAAAAACGGACTTCTTGCTTCAATCTTATTAACTACAAAAGCAGTAGACTTTGTTGTTACAGGTTGTGGAACAGGTCAAGGTGCTATGTTAGCATGTAACTCATTCCCAAATGTACTTTGCGGACACGTTACAAACCCATTAGACGCTTACCTATTCGGTCAAGTAAACGATGGTAACTGTATTGCAATGCCATTTGCACAAGGATTCGGTTGGGGTGGAGAATTAAACCTTAACTACACATTCGAAAAATTATTCTCAGAATCATTTGGTGGTGGATATCCTAAAGATCGCGTTATCCCTGAACAACGCAACAAAAAAATCTTAGATGGTGTTAAAGAAGTTACACACCAACCATTAATCAAAATTCTTAAAGAAATCGATCAAGACTTCTTAAAAGAAACAATTGACTACCCTGAATTCAAAGAATTATTCTTTGCAAGCTGTCAAGATGCAGAAATCGCTGAATACCTTACTTCAGTATTAGCTGCTTAA
- a CDS encoding VanZ family protein translates to MIILMSTWLDAIRNGPVQLNTGIYLYIALFVVCYFTYFRKQERNESAINILLFIYFCGVFEVALLPIPMNDKQILANQALKFGLNYNTQPFFIDLFVSQYSSYMDYLIPNIVMLVPFGFLMNYKLKKPSFLKIVLLSMTFSLCIEMTQLMMQLTLYTRRVADINDLLSNTFGGMLGWSLYMLCAPAIEKIFALIPERRSHNI, encoded by the coding sequence GTGATCATATTAATGAGTACATGGTTGGACGCGATTCGCAATGGTCCTGTTCAACTGAATACTGGAATTTATCTCTACATTGCTTTATTTGTTGTATGTTATTTTACTTATTTTAGAAAACAAGAGCGTAACGAAAGTGCCATCAACATACTTCTCTTTATTTACTTTTGTGGTGTCTTTGAGGTAGCGTTGTTACCCATCCCGATGAACGATAAACAAATTCTTGCAAATCAAGCCCTTAAGTTTGGACTAAATTATAATACACAACCTTTTTTTATTGATCTTTTTGTAAGCCAATATTCCAGTTATATGGATTATCTTATTCCAAATATTGTGATGTTAGTACCGTTTGGATTTCTTATGAATTATAAACTTAAAAAACCGAGTTTTTTAAAGATTGTGCTTTTAAGTATGACCTTCTCCTTGTGTATTGAAATGACACAACTTATGATGCAGTTAACGCTGTATACACGTCGTGTTGCGGATATTAATGATCTTCTGTCCAATACCTTTGGAGGAATGCTTGGGTGGTCCTTGTACATGCTATGTGCTCCTGCAATTGAAAAAATCTTCGCTCTTATACCCGAACGAAGATCTCATAATATTTAG